A window of Lycium ferocissimum isolate CSIRO_LF1 unplaced genomic scaffold, AGI_CSIRO_Lferr_CH_V1 ctg518, whole genome shotgun sequence contains these coding sequences:
- the LOC132044745 gene encoding amino acid permease 6-like — MAPEFQKNTMYVPTELESGDVQENFDDDGREKRTGTLLTASAHIITAVIGSGVLSLAWAIAQLGWVAGPAVLFAFSFITYFTSTLLADCYRSPGPVSGERNYTYMDVVRSHLGGVKVTLCGIAQYANLVGVTIGYTITASISMVAVQRSNCFHKNGHEASCSVDSYPYMIIFAVIQIILSQISNFHKLSWLSILAAVMSFAYASIGLGLSIAKAVGVGHHANTSLTGVVVGVDVSGSEKVWKSFQAIGDIAFAYAYSTVLIEIQDTLRSSPPENKVMKRASLVGVSSTTLFYILCGTIGYAAFGSEAPGNFLTGFGFYEPFWLIDLANVCIAIHLIGAYQVFCQPLYGFVEARCSQRWPDSKFINSEHAVQVPCCGANYNINLFRLVWRTTYVVVTAVIAMIFPFFNDFLGLIGAASFYPLTVYFPIEMYIAQRKIPKYSFTWVWLKTLSWTCLIISLVAAAGSIKGLATDVKHYKPFST, encoded by the coding sequence ATGGCACCTGAGTTTCAGAAGAACACCATGTACGTGCCAACGGAGCTCGAAAGTGGAGACGTTCAAGAAAACTTCGATGATGATGGACGCGAAAAAAGAACAGGGACTTTGTTGACCGCGAGTGCACATATTATTACTGCCGTGATTGGTTCTGGAGTGCTATCTCTAGCATGGGCAATAGCTCAATTAGGATGGGTGGCTGGTCCTGCTGTTCTCTTTGCTTTTTCTTTCATCACttacttcacttctacactTCTTGCCGACTGTTACCGTTCTCCAGGACCCGTTTCCGGCGAGAGAAACTATACTTACATGGACGTCGTCCGCTCTCACTTAGGAGGTGTGAAGGTGACACTGTGTGGAATTGCACAATATGCTAACCTCGTCGGAGTTACCATTGGATACACAATAACAGCATCTATTAGTATGGTGGCTGTACAGAGGTCAAATTGTTTTCACAAAAATGGCCACGAAGCTAGCTGCTCAGTTGACAGCTACCCATATATGATCATATTTGCAGTGATTCAAATTATTCTTAGCCAAATATCAAACTTCCACAAGCTCTCATGGCTATCAATTCTTGCTGCTGTTATGTCTTTTGCTTACGCTTCTATTGGTCTTGGACTGTCCATAGCCAAAGCTGTAGGTGTGGGGCACCATGCTAATACAAGCCTAACAGGGGTGGTAGTTGGGGTGGATGTATCTGGATCAGAGAAAGTATGGAAGAGCTTCCAAGCCATTGGAGATATTGCATTTGCCTATGCATATTCTACCGTTCTCATTGAAATACAGGACACACTGAGATCATCACCTCCAGAAAACAAGGTTATGAAGAGAGCATCACTAGTTGGAGTTTCCAGTACAACCTTGTTCTATATACTATGTGGTACCATTGGCTATGCAGCCTTTGGAAGCGAAGCTCCAGGAAATTTCCTCACTGGTTTTGGTTTCTATGAACCCTTTTGGCTTATTGACTTGGCCAACGTTTGCATTGCCATCCACCTTATCGGAGCTTACCAGGTTTTCTGTCAACCTTTATATGGGTTTGTGGAGGCTCGATGCAGCCAGAGATGGCCAGACAGCAAATTCATCAACTCTGAACACGCTGTGCAAGTTCCATGTTGTGGCGctaattacaacatcaacttgttCAGGTTGGTGTGGAGAACAACATATGTTGTTGTGACAGCCGTGATTGCCATGATATTTCCCTTCTTCAATGACTTCTTGGGTTTGATTGGGGCAGCATCATTCTATCCATTAACCGTCTACTTCCCAATAGAGATGTATATTGCCCAGAGAAAGATACCAAAGTATTCTTTCACATGGGTATGGCTGAAAACACTGAGCTGGACCTGCCTGATCATATCACTTGTTGCAGCTGCTGGATCTATCAAGGGTCTTGCTACTGATGTCAAGCATTACAAGCCTTTCTCAACTTAA